One window of Chloroflexota bacterium genomic DNA carries:
- a CDS encoding endonuclease NucS — protein MASDPQLFRVNPDSQKPLPLEEVEFAALGFRERQDIQEWVAANPNILGDDLLVIAKEFSGFDRTNERLDLLAVDYTGALVIIELKRDDSGEDVHWQAIKYASYLRSASEVDIVRMLANYAEVSEEEAAEQLRTHLGAEELTGLNHGQRIILASHRFAPEVTSAALWLNERVSEEDLITCVTLTPFRDPETQALYVQANPIIPVPTASQFLIGVGNGVVTQSSARTSLSEKLSRRFRQNSSDDITRFCWKVAELVLENLPQEVCPDKKSRWANGWEHHRYFNFWYSRPPWSNYYLCHSFHMQPKEDSGQYLVAVSFNSGGGLVEQAVVRAAESAGLSLERDGNSHAFTMAKRESALDDGCAGWAAGELRRAITIITPVVDALPEEGNEAEV, from the coding sequence TTGGCCAGCGATCCTCAGTTGTTTCGAGTGAACCCCGATAGCCAAAAACCACTACCTCTAGAGGAGGTGGAGTTCGCCGCCTTAGGCTTTCGGGAGCGGCAAGACATCCAAGAATGGGTGGCCGCTAACCCCAACATCCTTGGTGACGACCTGTTGGTGATCGCCAAAGAGTTCAGCGGCTTTGACCGGACCAATGAGCGCTTGGATCTGCTAGCCGTGGACTACACGGGCGCCCTTGTGATCATCGAACTCAAGCGCGATGACAGTGGGGAGGACGTCCACTGGCAGGCCATCAAGTACGCCAGTTACCTGCGCTCTGCTTCAGAGGTGGATATTGTCCGAATGCTGGCCAACTACGCGGAGGTTTCCGAAGAAGAAGCGGCAGAGCAACTTCGGACCCACTTGGGTGCCGAAGAATTGACTGGGTTGAATCACGGCCAACGCATCATTCTTGCCAGCCATAGGTTCGCGCCCGAAGTAACTTCAGCAGCATTGTGGCTCAATGAGAGAGTATCAGAAGAAGACCTCATAACTTGCGTGACGCTGACACCGTTTCGCGATCCTGAGACTCAGGCACTTTACGTGCAAGCAAATCCCATTATCCCGGTACCCACAGCATCCCAGTTTCTTATCGGCGTGGGGAACGGTGTAGTAACTCAGTCCAGTGCCCGCACCAGCCTTAGCGAGAAGTTGAGCCGTCGGTTTAGACAGAATAGCAGTGATGACATTACCCGCTTTTGCTGGAAGGTAGCAGAACTCGTGCTCGAAAACCTGCCTCAAGAGGTTTGTCCCGACAAGAAAAGTAGGTGGGCCAATGGGTGGGAGCACCACAGATACTTTAATTTTTGGTATTCTCGTCCTCCTTGGAGCAATTACTATCTCTGCCACTCCTTCCACATGCAACCTAAAGAGGATTCCGGGCAGTACCTCGTGGCAGTAAGCTTCAATTCTGGCGGTGGCCTTGTGGAGCAAGCGGTGGTTCGGGCGGCCGAAAGCGCGGGGCTGTCTCTAGAGAGAGACGGCAACTCGCATGCGTTCACCATGGCAAAGCGAGAGAGCGCGCTTGACGACGGCTGCGCCGGCTGGGCAGCCGGTGAGCTACGTCGTGCCATCACCATCATCACGCCGGTTGTGGACGCGTTACCGGAAGAAGGTAACGAGGCAGAAGTCTAA
- a CDS encoding thiamine pyrophosphate-requiring protein, producing MKGGAAVANILKQEGVEYIFCFPNNPLIDACAAVGIRPIITRIERTAVNMAMGYARTNGGSPMAVCVFQGGPGIENAYGGVAQAFADSSPILILPGQAGASRQNQPSVYDSVRHYEGVTKWSAIINSADRVPEMLRRGLSQLRTGSPKPVLMEVPGDVVNGEMSEEEFAYTPVQRRRSAGDPGDIREVASALLASDLPVIYAGQGIFLADASDELQELAELINAPVMTTTLGKSCFPEDHPLALGAGGTSATRMVGHFLGRCDTVFGIGTSFQKTLASYTVPRGKTVIQSTSDAADLDNEYAINHAVVGDAKLVLRGLIDEIRSRGSGRAGNGIADEVQSVKSAWLDEWMPHLTSDETPINPYRVVYELQNTIDRANAIVTHDSGNPRDQMVPFFETIARKSYMGWGNSTQLGTGLGLALGAKCAAPEKLVINVMGDTAAGTVLLDVETAVRERLPILTVILNNGAMGGYEHNIPIAVERYGSKFLSGDYTAVAAALGAYAERVTDPGDVSAAITRATARIEAGQTAVLEFVTKEFPVFSRG from the coding sequence ATGAAGGGCGGCGCAGCCGTAGCAAACATCCTCAAGCAGGAGGGCGTCGAGTACATCTTCTGCTTCCCCAACAACCCCCTCATCGACGCCTGCGCAGCCGTGGGCATCCGTCCCATCATCACACGCATCGAGCGCACCGCCGTCAACATGGCCATGGGCTACGCCCGCACCAACGGCGGCAGCCCCATGGCCGTCTGCGTCTTCCAGGGCGGCCCCGGCATCGAGAACGCCTACGGCGGCGTCGCGCAGGCCTTCGCCGACTCCTCCCCAATCCTCATCCTCCCCGGCCAGGCGGGCGCCTCGCGGCAGAACCAGCCCTCCGTCTACGACTCCGTCCGCCACTACGAGGGCGTCACCAAGTGGTCGGCCATCATCAACTCCGCCGACCGCGTCCCCGAGATGCTGCGACGCGGCCTCTCCCAGCTCCGCACCGGCAGCCCGAAGCCCGTCCTCATGGAGGTCCCCGGCGACGTCGTCAACGGCGAGATGTCCGAGGAGGAGTTCGCCTACACGCCCGTCCAGCGCCGCCGCTCCGCCGGCGACCCCGGCGACATCCGCGAGGTCGCCTCGGCCCTCCTCGCCTCCGATCTCCCCGTCATCTACGCCGGCCAGGGCATCTTCCTCGCCGACGCCAGCGATGAGCTCCAGGAGCTAGCAGAGCTCATCAACGCCCCCGTCATGACCACCACCCTCGGCAAGAGCTGCTTCCCGGAGGACCACCCCCTCGCCCTCGGCGCGGGCGGCACCTCTGCCACCAGGATGGTCGGCCACTTCCTCGGCCGCTGCGACACCGTCTTCGGCATCGGCACCAGCTTCCAGAAGACCCTTGCCAGCTACACCGTCCCCCGCGGCAAGACCGTCATCCAGTCGACCTCGGACGCCGCCGACCTCGACAACGAGTACGCCATCAACCACGCCGTCGTCGGCGACGCCAAGCTCGTGCTGCGCGGCCTCATCGACGAGATCCGCAGCCGTGGCAGCGGCCGCGCCGGCAACGGCATCGCCGACGAGGTCCAGTCCGTCAAGTCCGCATGGCTCGACGAGTGGATGCCCCACCTGACCTCCGACGAGACCCCCATCAACCCCTACCGCGTCGTCTACGAGCTCCAGAACACCATCGACCGCGCCAACGCCATCGTCACCCACGACTCCGGCAACCCCCGCGACCAGATGGTGCCTTTCTTTGAGACCATCGCCCGCAAGAGCTACATGGGCTGGGGCAACTCCACGCAGCTCGGCACCGGCCTGGGCCTCGCCCTCGGCGCAAAGTGCGCCGCGCCGGAGAAGCTCGTCATCAACGTCATGGGCGACACCGCCGCCGGCACCGTCCTCCTCGACGTCGAGACCGCCGTCCGCGAGCGCCTGCCCATCCTGACCGTGATCCTCAACAACGGCGCCATGGGCGGCTACGAGCACAACATCCCCATCGCCGTCGAGCGCTACGGCAGCAAGTTCCTCTCCGGCGACTACACCGCCGTCGCCGCCGCCCTCGGCGCCTACGCGGAGCGCGTCACGGACCCGGGCGACGTCAGTGCCGCCATCACCCGCGCCACCGCCCGCATAGAAGCAGGCCAGACCGCCGTCTTGGAGTTCGTAACAAAGGAGTTCCCGGTGTTCTCCAGGGGGTAA
- a CDS encoding phospholipase D-like domain-containing protein: MIKLLSGAWREDLAEVVASAEHSMLVASPYIKEREAVWLCERMRPSLGVTTLTNVNVDAISSAALDVAALRHLSKASPQARVIALPTLHAKVFVADDKAAIVTSGNLTSSGLDHNIEYGVMLYDDDLVPTIRNDILSFATLGSEVPPSVLCEIGRLEVELREIRAKAVKEGLPTARRKLTKAMQQAHPVFVGAQVGNRTKYAVFGDAIQFILAKGPMPTTAIHEQVQTLLPDLCDDSMPLIVNGQPYGTAWKRDVRHAQLSLKRKGILALDKESGLWSLT; this comes from the coding sequence ATGATCAAACTCCTGAGCGGCGCGTGGCGGGAAGACCTCGCTGAAGTGGTCGCGTCCGCCGAGCATTCGATGCTAGTGGCATCCCCGTACATCAAAGAACGGGAGGCTGTGTGGTTGTGCGAGCGAATGCGTCCATCGCTTGGGGTGACGACCCTCACCAACGTCAATGTGGACGCCATCAGCAGCGCCGCTCTTGATGTGGCCGCATTGCGGCACCTCTCGAAAGCGTCACCGCAAGCACGCGTGATTGCTCTGCCCACGCTGCACGCCAAAGTGTTCGTCGCTGACGACAAGGCCGCTATTGTTACGTCCGGCAACCTCACGTCCTCAGGACTGGACCACAACATCGAATATGGCGTGATGCTCTACGACGACGACCTAGTCCCAACTATCAGGAACGACATACTCTCTTTCGCCACCTTGGGAAGCGAAGTCCCGCCAAGTGTTCTTTGTGAGATAGGCCGCTTGGAGGTTGAACTGCGGGAGATCAGGGCCAAGGCCGTCAAAGAGGGACTGCCCACCGCCAGACGCAAGCTGACGAAAGCCATGCAGCAAGCCCATCCGGTATTTGTCGGCGCGCAAGTGGGTAACCGGACCAAGTACGCAGTGTTTGGCGACGCTATTCAGTTCATCTTGGCCAAGGGGCCGATGCCCACAACTGCAATTCACGAACAGGTGCAGACACTCCTGCCCGATCTCTGCGATGACTCCATGCCTCTCATTGTCAACGGCCAGCCTTATGGCACAGCATGGAAGCGCGACGTTCGCCATGCGCAGTTGAGTCTGAAGCGCAAAGGTATCCTCGCCCTCGACAAGGAGAGCGGGTTGTGGTCGTTGACCTAG
- a CDS encoding helix-turn-helix transcriptional regulator: MIKLLSDALAAIDADDDVRIPHAVALAIINGKSPILAYRNHLGLTLQGLSAKTGLAVSYLSEIERGRKAGSTAAMKAIAAALGTTADVLLID, translated from the coding sequence ATGATTAAACTTCTGAGCGACGCGCTGGCGGCTATCGACGCTGACGACGATGTCCGCATCCCCCACGCGGTCGCCCTCGCCATCATCAACGGCAAGAGTCCCATCCTTGCCTACCGGAACCACCTGGGCCTCACCCTGCAGGGTCTCTCCGCCAAGACGGGGCTCGCCGTGAGCTATCTCTCCGAGATAGAGCGGGGCCGCAAGGCGGGCTCCACGGCGGCGATGAAGGCCATCGCCGCGGCGCTGGGCACGACGGCTGACGTGCTGCTGATCGACTAG
- a CDS encoding acyl-CoA synthetase, which produces MSPIPLITRAEGYGDRTAVIASEGAFTYAQLLADSAAVAACLLDGASDLDEARVAFLTPGGYHYVATQWGVWRAGGVTVPLATSHPKPELAYMIEDSGATIVIAHPQFEDTLRELAEERGLRFLLTPDILETPPTASLPDVDPNRRAMIIYTSGTTNRPKGVVSLHTTIEAQITSLVEAWGWTQDDHILHVLPLHHIHGIVNVLGCALWSGAVCDMLPAFDANAVWERIERGGLTLFMAVPTIYARLVQAWNAAPPERQAAMTKACTQLRLMVSGSAALPVQTLEEWEDISGHRLLERYGMTEIGMALSNPLNGERRPGYVGTPLPGVDLRLVDEDGHSAPEGSPGEIQVQGPAVFSEYWNKPEATASEFVDGWFKTGDVAVLEDGAYRILGRSSVDIIKTGGFKVSALEVEDVLREHPDIAECAVVAMDDLEWGERVCAALVLARNGALTLQQLRDWSRERLAPYKMPSRMIELTELPRNAMGKVVKPDLSKLFVEAEQQTQPTAG; this is translated from the coding sequence ATGTCCCCAATCCCCCTCATCACCCGCGCCGAGGGCTACGGTGACCGCACGGCCGTCATCGCCAGCGAGGGCGCGTTCACCTACGCGCAGCTCCTCGCCGACTCTGCCGCCGTCGCCGCGTGCCTCCTCGACGGCGCGTCCGACCTCGACGAGGCCCGCGTCGCCTTCCTGACGCCCGGCGGCTACCACTACGTCGCCACCCAGTGGGGCGTCTGGCGTGCCGGCGGCGTCACCGTCCCCCTCGCCACCTCGCACCCCAAGCCCGAGCTCGCCTACATGATCGAGGACTCCGGCGCGACCATCGTCATTGCCCATCCGCAGTTCGAGGACACCCTCCGCGAGCTCGCCGAGGAGCGCGGCCTCCGCTTCCTCCTGACGCCCGACATCCTCGAGACGCCCCCCACAGCCTCGCTGCCCGACGTCGACCCCAACCGCCGCGCGATGATCATCTACACCAGCGGCACCACCAACCGCCCCAAGGGCGTCGTGTCGCTGCACACCACCATCGAGGCCCAGATCACCAGCCTCGTCGAGGCATGGGGCTGGACGCAGGACGACCACATCCTGCACGTGCTGCCCCTCCACCACATTCACGGCATCGTCAACGTCCTCGGCTGCGCCCTTTGGTCCGGCGCCGTCTGCGACATGCTCCCCGCCTTCGACGCCAACGCCGTCTGGGAGCGCATCGAGCGCGGCGGCCTCACCCTCTTCATGGCCGTCCCGACCATCTACGCCCGCCTCGTGCAGGCGTGGAACGCCGCGCCCCCCGAGCGCCAGGCCGCGATGACCAAGGCCTGCACCCAGTTGCGCCTCATGGTCTCCGGCTCCGCCGCCCTGCCCGTGCAGACCCTTGAGGAGTGGGAGGACATCAGCGGCCACAGGCTGCTGGAGCGCTACGGCATGACGGAGATAGGCATGGCCCTCTCCAACCCCCTCAACGGCGAGCGCCGCCCCGGCTACGTCGGCACGCCGCTCCCCGGCGTCGACCTCCGCCTCGTCGACGAGGACGGTCACTCCGCGCCCGAGGGCTCCCCCGGCGAGATCCAGGTGCAGGGCCCCGCCGTCTTCTCCGAGTACTGGAACAAGCCCGAGGCCACCGCCTCCGAGTTCGTCGACGGCTGGTTCAAGACCGGCGACGTCGCCGTCCTCGAGGACGGCGCATACCGCATCCTCGGCCGCAGCAGCGTCGACATCATCAAGACCGGCGGCTTCAAGGTCTCCGCCCTCGAGGTCGAGGATGTCCTCCGCGAGCACCCTGACATCGCCGAGTGCGCCGTCGTCGCCATGGACGACCTCGAGTGGGGCGAGCGCGTCTGCGCCGCCCTCGTCCTCGCCCGCAACGGCGCCCTGACCCTGCAGCAGCTCCGAGACTGGTCCCGCGAGCGCCTCGCCCCCTACAAGATGCCCAGCCGCATGATTGAGCTGACCGAGCTCCCCCGCAACGCCATGGGCAAGGTGGTAAAACCGGACCTCTCCAAGCTCTTCGTAGAGGCCGAGCAACAAACCCAGCCCACAGCGGGCTAG
- a CDS encoding FIST C-terminal domain-containing protein yields the protein MKWASAISQERDLETALEECAASVTAELGPDEPASFAVVFASANYEAAAEEVPRILAERFPGAMVVGCSGAGVIGAAQEIEQQRALALTVGHLPGVNITPFRVINDELPSPDEPPDAWSRLLGVEQSDNPHFIVLMDPFSMAGEGILSGLDYAFPSATKVGGLASGSGLPGGHALFLGDTVYHDGAVGVALSGDIVVETVVAQGCRPIGELKRITESQRNLLMALDGERPLEYLRDLFQRLSPEDQALVGNNLFLGIAMDPQLELDDVKPGDFLIRNLIGVDHANGFIGVGEFLREGQLAQFHIRDASTSAEDLRRQLSRYMEGTGQASPVGALMFQCNGRGQYLYGRQNHDSDLFTDMVGSIPLGGFFCNGEIGQVSGTTYLHGYTSSFALFRAP from the coding sequence ATGAAGTGGGCATCGGCAATTTCACAGGAGCGTGACCTCGAGACGGCGCTGGAGGAATGCGCAGCCTCCGTGACTGCCGAGCTCGGCCCCGACGAGCCCGCGTCGTTCGCTGTCGTCTTCGCCTCCGCCAACTATGAGGCCGCCGCCGAGGAGGTCCCCCGTATCCTCGCCGAGCGCTTCCCCGGCGCAATGGTCGTCGGCTGCTCCGGCGCTGGCGTCATCGGCGCCGCCCAGGAGATCGAGCAGCAGCGCGCCCTCGCCCTCACCGTCGGACACCTCCCCGGCGTCAACATCACGCCCTTCCGCGTCATCAACGACGAGCTTCCCTCCCCCGACGAGCCGCCCGATGCGTGGTCGAGGCTCCTCGGCGTCGAACAGTCGGACAACCCCCACTTCATCGTGCTCATGGACCCCTTCTCCATGGCGGGCGAGGGCATCCTCTCCGGCCTCGATTACGCCTTCCCCTCCGCCACCAAGGTCGGCGGCCTCGCCAGCGGCAGCGGCCTCCCCGGCGGCCACGCCCTCTTCCTCGGCGACACCGTCTACCACGACGGCGCCGTCGGCGTCGCCCTCTCCGGCGACATCGTCGTCGAGACCGTCGTCGCCCAGGGCTGCCGCCCCATCGGCGAGCTCAAGCGCATCACCGAGTCCCAGCGCAACCTGCTGATGGCCCTCGACGGCGAACGCCCCCTCGAATACCTCCGCGACCTCTTCCAGCGCCTTTCGCCCGAGGACCAGGCCCTCGTCGGCAACAACCTCTTCCTCGGCATCGCCATGGACCCTCAGCTCGAGCTCGACGACGTGAAGCCCGGCGACTTTCTCATCCGCAACCTCATCGGCGTCGACCACGCCAACGGCTTCATCGGCGTCGGCGAGTTCCTCCGCGAGGGCCAGCTCGCCCAGTTCCACATCCGCGACGCCTCCACCTCCGCAGAGGACCTCCGCCGTCAGCTATCGCGCTATATGGAGGGCACGGGGCAGGCCTCGCCCGTGGGCGCCCTCATGTTCCAGTGCAACGGCCGCGGCCAGTACCTCTACGGCCGCCAGAACCACGACTCCGACCTCTTCACGGACATGGTCGGCTCCATCCCCCTCGGCGGCTTCTTCTGCAACGGAGAGATCGGCCAGGTCAGCGGCACCACCTACCTGCACGGCTACACCAGCTCCTTCGCCCTCTTCCGCGCCCCCTAG